A genomic window from Nodosilinea sp. FACHB-141 includes:
- the leuS gene encoding leucine--tRNA ligase, giving the protein MESKYIPADIEKKWQQAWAEQGLDRAIENPDQPKFYALSMFPYPSGNLHMGHVRNYTITDVVARVRRMQGYRVLHPMGWDAFGLPAENAAIDRGIHPAKWTYQNIAQMRAQLQELGLSYDWEREVATCAPDYYRWTQWIFIQMLQMGLAYQKEAAVNWDPIDQTVLANEQVDSEGKSWRSGAIVEKKLLRQWFLKITDYAEELLQDLNKLPGWPERVRTMQANWIGKSTGARVVFKSEAGDALPVFTTRPDTLWGATFMVLSPEHPLVEKLTAPDRVAAVDDYRKAAAAKSEIDRTAEDREKTGVWTGSYAVNPVNDAKIPIWIADYVLMGYGTGAIMAVPAHDQRDFEFARKFGLPIKVVVQPVGETIDGDTMTAAWAGEGVMVNSGPLNDIPAGKGEAESVPAAIHWLESNDKGQGEANYRLRDWLISRQRYWGVPIPVVHCPECGIVPVPDEQLPVTLPEDVEFSGRGASPLAQLGDWVNVPCPTCNRPARRETDTMDTFIDSSWYFLRYTDAKNPEQAFAQAQANGWMPVDQYVGGIEHAILHLLYSRFITKVLRDRGLLSCDEPFERLLTQGMVQNTTYKNPKTGKYVAPENVADPTNPVDPDTGDALEVFYEKMSKSKYNGVDPKSVLAKYGADTARMFILFKAPPEKDLEWDDADVEGQFRFLNRVWRLVTEYLASVGANGGSPSGDTAADLSKDEKTLRRAIHTAIQAITEDIDGDYQFNTAVSELMKLSNALTDSAAKNSPVYAEGVRALVLLLAPFAPHMADELWHQLDNTDSVHRAPWPVFDPVALVVDEITLVIQIMGKTRGTLEVPADSDKAALETYARESEVAQRYLEGKEIKKVIVVPGKLVNFVVAG; this is encoded by the coding sequence GTGGAGTCCAAATATATCCCCGCAGACATCGAGAAGAAGTGGCAGCAGGCTTGGGCCGAGCAAGGGCTAGATCGGGCGATCGAGAATCCCGATCAGCCAAAATTCTACGCGCTGTCTATGTTTCCGTACCCGTCGGGGAACCTGCACATGGGTCATGTGCGCAACTACACGATTACAGATGTGGTGGCACGGGTGCGCCGCATGCAGGGCTACCGAGTGCTGCACCCCATGGGCTGGGATGCTTTTGGTCTACCAGCGGAAAATGCGGCGATCGATCGCGGCATTCACCCAGCCAAGTGGACATACCAAAATATTGCCCAGATGAGAGCGCAGCTGCAAGAACTGGGCCTCTCCTACGACTGGGAGCGCGAGGTAGCTACCTGTGCCCCCGACTACTATCGCTGGACTCAGTGGATTTTCATTCAGATGCTGCAGATGGGGCTGGCCTATCAGAAAGAGGCGGCGGTCAACTGGGACCCCATCGACCAAACGGTGCTGGCCAACGAGCAGGTAGATAGCGAGGGCAAGTCGTGGCGATCGGGGGCGATCGTCGAGAAGAAGCTGCTGCGCCAGTGGTTCCTCAAAATTACCGACTATGCCGAAGAGCTACTGCAAGATTTGAATAAGCTGCCCGGCTGGCCCGAGCGGGTTCGCACCATGCAGGCCAACTGGATCGGTAAATCGACCGGAGCGCGGGTAGTCTTCAAAAGCGAGGCGGGGGATGCCCTGCCCGTATTTACCACCCGGCCCGATACCCTGTGGGGGGCGACCTTTATGGTGCTGTCGCCCGAGCATCCGCTGGTGGAGAAGCTGACTGCGCCCGATCGCGTTGCTGCCGTAGACGACTACCGCAAGGCCGCCGCCGCTAAAAGCGAGATCGATCGCACCGCCGAAGACCGTGAAAAAACCGGCGTGTGGACCGGCAGCTATGCCGTGAACCCCGTCAACGATGCCAAAATTCCCATCTGGATCGCAGACTACGTACTGATGGGCTACGGCACTGGGGCGATTATGGCGGTGCCCGCCCACGACCAGCGCGACTTTGAGTTTGCTCGCAAGTTTGGCCTACCCATCAAGGTCGTGGTGCAACCGGTAGGGGAAACCATTGATGGCGACACCATGACTGCCGCCTGGGCCGGGGAAGGCGTCATGGTCAACTCTGGGCCGCTCAATGACATTCCCGCGGGTAAAGGTGAGGCTGAGAGCGTCCCAGCCGCCATTCACTGGCTCGAATCTAACGACAAAGGCCAAGGCGAAGCCAACTACCGCCTGCGCGACTGGCTGATTTCCCGCCAGCGCTACTGGGGGGTTCCTATCCCCGTGGTGCACTGCCCCGAGTGCGGCATTGTGCCGGTGCCTGACGAGCAGCTGCCGGTGACCCTGCCCGAGGATGTGGAATTTTCGGGGCGAGGAGCCTCGCCCCTGGCGCAGCTGGGCGACTGGGTGAATGTGCCCTGCCCCACCTGCAACCGCCCCGCCCGGCGCGAAACCGACACCATGGACACCTTTATCGACTCGTCCTGGTACTTTTTGCGCTACACCGATGCCAAAAACCCCGAGCAGGCCTTTGCCCAAGCCCAGGCCAACGGCTGGATGCCGGTGGATCAGTATGTGGGCGGCATTGAGCACGCCATTTTGCACCTGCTTTATTCGCGGTTTATTACCAAGGTGCTGCGCGATCGCGGCCTGCTCTCCTGCGATGAACCCTTTGAGCGGTTGCTGACCCAGGGCATGGTGCAAAACACCACCTACAAAAACCCTAAGACCGGCAAATACGTCGCCCCGGAAAACGTCGCTGATCCTACGAACCCTGTGGATCCTGACACGGGCGACGCCCTAGAGGTGTTCTACGAAAAAATGTCGAAGTCGAAGTACAACGGCGTAGACCCCAAATCGGTGCTGGCTAAGTACGGGGCCGACACCGCCCGCATGTTCATCCTCTTCAAAGCGCCCCCCGAGAAGGATTTGGAATGGGATGACGCTGACGTGGAGGGGCAGTTCCGCTTCCTCAACCGCGTCTGGCGACTGGTCACCGAATACCTCGCCAGCGTAGGGGCGAATGGTGGTTCGCCCTCCGGGGATACAGCCGCCGATCTCTCCAAAGATGAGAAAACCCTGCGTCGCGCCATCCACACCGCCATTCAGGCAATCACCGAAGACATCGATGGCGACTACCAGTTCAACACCGCCGTCTCAGAGCTTATGAAACTCAGCAACGCCCTCACGGATTCTGCAGCCAAGAACTCCCCTGTCTATGCCGAGGGTGTGCGCGCGCTAGTGCTGCTGCTGGCCCCCTTTGCGCCCCACATGGCCGATGAACTGTGGCACCAGTTGGATAACACCGACTCGGTTCACCGCGCCCCCTGGCCTGTGTTTGACCCCGTTGCCCTAGTAGTCGATGAAATCACGCTGGTCATCCAAATTATGGGCAAAACGCGCGGCACTCTAGAGGTGCCCGCCGACTCCGACAAAGCGGCGCTAGAAACCTACGCCCGCGAATCTGAGGTCGCTCAGCGTTACCTGGAAGGCAAGGAGATCAAGAAAGTGATCGTGGTGCCAGGCAAGCTAGTGAACTTTGTAGTAGCGGGGTAA
- the pseC gene encoding UDP-4-amino-4,6-dideoxy-N-acetyl-beta-L-altrosamine transaminase gives MAPFIPYGRQSISQQDIDAVVAVLKSDWLTQGPAIAQFEQAVANYCGVSYAVAVSSATAALHIACLAAELGSKDALWTSPNTFVASANCGLYCGATVNFVDIDAKTYNLDVALLKQKLSRAQQDGTLPKVVVPVHFAGQSCDMEAISSLAQQYDFTVIEDASHAIGGQYRGRPVGCCQFSDMAVFSFHPVKIVTTGEGGMVLTNQKALYEKLIHLRSHGITREPEQMQGESHGPWYYEQLELGFNYRMTDIQAALGTSQMQRLPAFVQRRQMLADRYFELLQGLPIMLPVQHPETASSWHLFVIRLMLNTLQLSHRQVFEILRDKGIGVNLHYIPVHTQPYYQTLGFRPGDFPEAEQYYREAISLPLHYEMSLDEQDYIVDCLRACLT, from the coding sequence ATGGCACCTTTTATCCCCTATGGCCGGCAGAGCATTAGCCAGCAGGACATTGATGCCGTGGTTGCAGTGCTGAAGTCTGACTGGTTAACCCAAGGGCCTGCGATCGCCCAATTTGAGCAGGCCGTAGCCAACTACTGCGGCGTTAGCTATGCCGTAGCTGTCTCCAGCGCCACCGCAGCGCTCCACATTGCCTGCCTAGCTGCAGAGCTCGGCTCTAAAGATGCGCTTTGGACTTCGCCCAATACCTTTGTAGCCTCGGCCAACTGTGGTTTGTACTGCGGAGCCACAGTCAATTTTGTAGACATTGATGCTAAGACTTATAATCTCGACGTTGCCCTACTAAAGCAAAAATTGAGCCGGGCGCAACAAGACGGCACCCTACCTAAGGTGGTCGTGCCCGTGCATTTTGCGGGGCAGTCTTGCGATATGGAGGCGATCTCTTCCCTCGCCCAACAGTACGACTTCACCGTGATCGAAGATGCTTCCCACGCTATTGGCGGGCAGTATCGGGGTAGGCCCGTGGGCTGCTGCCAGTTTTCCGACATGGCAGTGTTCAGCTTTCACCCGGTCAAAATTGTCACCACTGGGGAGGGCGGCATGGTGCTGACTAACCAAAAAGCTCTCTACGAAAAGCTCATTCACCTCCGCAGCCACGGTATTACCCGAGAGCCCGAGCAAATGCAGGGCGAAAGCCACGGCCCCTGGTACTACGAGCAGTTAGAGCTGGGATTTAACTATAGAATGACCGACATTCAAGCGGCTTTGGGAACCAGCCAAATGCAGCGGCTGCCCGCCTTTGTGCAGCGTCGTCAGATGCTGGCCGATCGCTACTTCGAACTCCTGCAAGGTTTGCCGATCATGCTGCCTGTTCAGCACCCTGAGACGGCCTCCAGCTGGCACCTGTTTGTGATTCGGCTTATGCTAAATACCCTTCAGCTGAGCCATCGGCAGGTGTTTGAAATCCTGCGGGACAAGGGTATTGGGGTAAACCTGCACTATATTCCTGTGCATACCCAGCCCTACTATCAAACCCTTGGTTTTCGGCCCGGCGACTTTCCAGAAGCAGAGCAATATTACCGCGAAGCTATAAGTCTGCCGCTGCACTACGAAATGAGCTTGGACGAGCAAGATTATATTGTCGATTGTTTACGGGCGTGCCTGACATGA
- the pseB gene encoding UDP-N-acetylglucosamine 4,6-dehydratase (inverting): protein MKITEDTSILVTGGTGSFGKKFVGTILEKFPNIKRLVIYSRDELKQFEMAQIFPQSKYPGIRYFIGDVRDQQRLIRAFERIDIVIHAAALKQVPTAEYNPMECIRTNVLGAENVIEASLSTGVKKVIALSTDKAAAPINLYGATKLCSDKLFIAANNIKGIRNLSFSVVRYGNVMGSRGSVIPFFLDKRREGILPITDPAMTRFNISLEEGVDMVLWAIKHAWGGEIFVPRIPSYLITDVAKAIGPDCEYPVVGIRPGEKIHEEMITTSDSFTTVDLGHYYAILPIQGAYSIEEYCKKMNAKPVEPGFSYNSGQNEKFLSIGELQNLIKLHIDPHFSV from the coding sequence ATGAAAATTACTGAAGATACATCTATTTTAGTAACCGGCGGCACCGGTTCCTTTGGGAAAAAGTTTGTTGGCACTATCCTCGAAAAATTTCCTAATATCAAACGACTGGTTATCTACTCTAGAGACGAACTCAAGCAGTTTGAGATGGCCCAGATATTTCCTCAGTCAAAATATCCAGGCATTCGATATTTCATTGGTGATGTAAGAGATCAGCAGCGGCTAATTCGTGCCTTTGAACGGATTGACATTGTCATCCATGCGGCAGCCTTAAAACAGGTGCCCACCGCTGAATATAACCCGATGGAATGTATCAGAACAAATGTCTTAGGTGCTGAAAATGTGATCGAGGCATCCCTGAGTACCGGTGTTAAGAAGGTCATTGCTCTTTCTACCGACAAAGCAGCAGCCCCAATCAATCTTTACGGAGCTACTAAGCTTTGCTCAGACAAACTATTCATCGCCGCTAATAACATTAAGGGTATTCGCAACCTCAGCTTTTCCGTTGTTCGCTACGGCAATGTGATGGGCTCTCGCGGGTCGGTAATACCGTTTTTTTTGGACAAGCGCAGGGAAGGTATTTTGCCTATCACAGACCCCGCCATGACTCGGTTTAATATTTCCCTTGAAGAGGGAGTTGATATGGTGCTTTGGGCGATTAAACACGCATGGGGGGGAGAAATTTTTGTGCCGCGCATTCCATCTTATTTGATTACTGACGTGGCCAAGGCCATTGGCCCTGACTGTGAGTACCCAGTTGTAGGTATTAGGCCCGGTGAAAAAATTCACGAAGAGATGATTACAACCTCAGACTCTTTTACCACTGTAGACCTCGGCCATTACTACGCTATTTTGCCGATTCAGGGGGCGTACTCCATCGAAGAGTACTGTAAAAAGATGAATGCTAAGCCTGTAGAACCAGGGTTTAGCTACAACTCGGGACAAAACGAAAAATTTCTCAGCATTGGGGAGCTACAAAACCTCATCAAACTGCATATTGATCCTCACTTTTCTGTTTAA
- a CDS encoding ABC transporter ATP-binding protein, whose product MSDSVIQVENLGKKYVLGQQQQGSSRYVALRDVLADGVKSFSRRLRHPLKPNVKHQHDEFWALKDVSFEVKQGEVVGIIGRNGAGKSTLLKILSRITEPTTGRVRLWGRVASLLEVGTGFHPELTGRENIFLNGAILGMSRVEINRRFDEIVEFAEVSRFLDTPVKRYSSGMYVRLAFAVAAHLEPEILVVDEVLAVGDAAFQKKCLGKMGDVAKQEGRTVLFVSHNMTAVESLCQTALMLSDGQVSFRGDARTAIAKYVSETNLVASAYVDLSTRSKERYGPRQYATLKSLSLLDGDGNCVTTLQMGQPVNFRLEIDFKMPSDSYEIGIAICNLHGVRLHYLVSNWEDDLNVTTSGPYTIEASVPSIHLFPGEYLINVWVKKQGESYDDAVHEATGFAVQESQITNRYAYFERYSTNTQVYTPSRWQAFQGDNLDKTVLAQTEL is encoded by the coding sequence ATGTCAGACTCAGTCATTCAAGTCGAGAATCTCGGCAAAAAGTACGTACTTGGCCAGCAGCAACAGGGCAGCTCTCGCTATGTAGCCTTACGCGATGTCCTTGCTGATGGAGTCAAATCTTTTAGCCGTCGCCTGCGCCATCCGCTCAAGCCCAATGTCAAACATCAACACGACGAGTTTTGGGCGCTGAAGGACGTTTCTTTTGAGGTGAAACAGGGCGAAGTTGTCGGCATTATTGGCCGCAATGGGGCGGGCAAGTCCACACTGCTCAAAATTCTTAGCCGCATTACCGAGCCTACAACGGGGCGGGTTCGCCTATGGGGACGGGTGGCTAGTTTGTTAGAGGTGGGCACTGGGTTTCACCCTGAGCTAACTGGGCGCGAGAATATTTTTCTAAATGGCGCAATTTTGGGCATGAGCCGGGTAGAAATTAATCGCAGGTTCGATGAAATCGTAGAGTTTGCAGAAGTCTCTAGGTTTTTAGACACGCCGGTTAAGCGCTATTCCAGCGGCATGTATGTGCGACTGGCCTTTGCCGTAGCCGCTCACCTAGAACCTGAGATTTTAGTGGTTGATGAAGTGCTGGCAGTAGGCGATGCCGCTTTTCAAAAAAAGTGCCTAGGAAAAATGGGTGATGTGGCCAAGCAAGAGGGTAGAACCGTTCTCTTTGTTAGCCACAACATGACCGCAGTAGAATCGCTATGCCAGACGGCGCTAATGCTGAGCGATGGGCAAGTGTCGTTTCGGGGCGATGCCCGTACTGCGATCGCTAAGTACGTCTCTGAGACCAATCTAGTTGCCTCAGCCTACGTTGACCTCTCAACCCGCTCAAAAGAGCGGTACGGCCCGAGGCAGTATGCAACCCTAAAAAGCCTCAGTCTTCTAGATGGTGACGGCAACTGTGTCACCACGCTCCAAATGGGGCAACCGGTCAACTTTAGACTTGAGATCGACTTTAAGATGCCAAGCGACAGCTATGAGATTGGCATTGCCATCTGCAATCTGCACGGCGTTAGGCTGCACTACTTAGTTTCTAACTGGGAAGATGATCTGAATGTGACTACTTCAGGTCCATATACGATTGAGGCTTCTGTACCCTCCATTCATTTGTTTCCAGGAGAATACTTGATCAATGTCTGGGTCAAAAAGCAAGGAGAATCCTACGACGACGCCGTCCATGAGGCAACAGGATTTGCCGTTCAAGAGTCGCAAATTACCAATCGCTACGCTTATTTCGAGCGGTATTCCACCAACACGCAAGTCTATACACCTAGCCGGTGGCAAGCTTTTCAAGGCGACAATTTAGACAAGACCGTTCTTGCTCAAACCGAGCTGTAA